The DNA segment ATCACGATCGGCAGAGTGGCGTCGAGTTCCGCACCAATCCCGCAGGCGCACAGTACGATGCCGCAGTGTCGGCCGATGGCGCCGTCGTGAACGAAAGCTGGAACAGCGTCTGGAGCGTGGCCACAGCGCGCAGCGCCTCCGGCTGGACGCTCGAAATGCGGATTCCCCTGTCGTCCCTCCGCTTTCAGGTCGTCAACAATCAGGTCACGATGGGCCTGCTGATTACCCGGTTCATCACGGAGTCGAACGAGTGGTCGACCTTTCCGGCGGTCGATCCTCACTTCCCGAACGCCGATGCGCAGCCCTCGCTCGCACAGGCCGTTATTCTCGAAGGGGTGCGGCCGACGCGACCGGCCTACCTGACTCCGTACCTGTTGGCGGGAGTCGCCTCAACCAACGACCCGTCGGCTGACGGAAGCAGCATCGTGCATTCGCGGTCGACGACTCGCGAGCTGGGGGGCGATCTCAAGGTCGCCCTCACCTCGAACCTCAATCTCGACCTCACCGCGAATACCGACTTCGCCCAGGTCGAGTCCGATGACCAGCAGGTCAACCTCACTCGCTTCGACCTTTCGTTCGAGGAGAAGCGTCAATTTTTCCAGGAGGGGGCGGGAATCTTTGCCGTCGACCTGAGCGGCCTCGGCGGACCGGAGACGATGTTCTACAGTCGCCGCATCGGCCTCGCCGACGATGGTCGACCGCTGCGGATCTACGGTGGGGCGCGGCTTGTCGGTCGGGTCGGCGGCTGGGATGTCGGAGCACTCGACATGCAGGCGGCCATCCCCGATGGATCGGAGAGCGAAAACCTCGGTGTCTGGCGGGTGAGACGTCAGATTTTCAACGATCAGTCGACCGTCGGTGCCATCGCGACAACCAGGCTCGGCGTTCCGGGGCAGCACAATACCGCGTACGCGATCGACGGCCACGTGCGGGTGCTCCCGCGCGACTATGCCCTCTTCAATGTGGGGCAGTCAGCGGATGACCGGCTCCCCAGTCATGGATGGGATAGCCGGCTGATGCAGGTCGGGATCGAGCGACCGCCCAGTCTGGAGTCGGAAGGGTTCACCTATCGAGCCGGCGTGCAATGGGCCGGCAAGGAGTTCGCCCCGGGGCTCGGCTTCTTCCCGCGCAACGACTACACGCTCTGGTACGGTGAGGCGCACTACGGCATCAATCCGGGCCCCAAATCCATTTTCCAGATCATCCAGCCCAACCTGACATCGTTTCGCTACGCCGGCAATGCCGACGGAACGACTGAAAGCAGCTATAACGCTGGCTACGTGGCCGCGACGCTGCGCTCCGGGAGTTCCGGATACGTCGGACTCATCCGCAATGTGGAACTGCTCCCCGACGGGCTCTTCCTGCCAGACGACGCGACCGTGCCGGCCGGGTCCTACCGGTTCAGTGCATTCAACGCAGGATTTTCGACCGACTCGCGGCACGCCTTCCGGCTCAGCACCTCCCTGACGGTCGGCAAGCTTTACGACGGACAGCAGTTCGACCTGTTCCTGCGACCGACCTGGACCATCTCCCCCCGCCTCGAAGCGAGTGCCTCGCTGGAGCGCAATCGCATTCGCTTCGGGAGTCGGAACCAGGTACTCAATGCCGACCTGGCGCAGTTCAGGTTGCAGGCAGCGTTTACTACGCGGTTCTCGGTTGCGGCCTTCGTGCAATACAATCGGGCGGCGCGACTTGTCGCGGGGAATCTCCGCGCCCGCTATCGCTTCGCCGAGGGTCGCGATCTGTATGTGATTGCGAACAACGCCACCAACAGCGACCGCGACCGCTTCCTCCCCCTCGGCCCTCGCCTGCCGGTCGAGCAGAACCAGGCACTGCTGGTGAAGTACTCGCATATGCTGGTGTGGTAGCGCCGCGGCCCGGGCTTCCCGCGTCTATGCCGACTGCACCATCTCCCGCACCATTTCGGTTGTCCGTCGGAAGTCGATCTTCCCGCTTCCCATCGTGGGGATCTCCTCGATCACCACGAATCCCTTGGGGAGCGCGATGTTGGGCAGCTCGCTGGACATCTGTTTGAGCACGGCGGCTTCGTCCACCTGTTGTGACACCGCGGCAATGATTTTGGCGCCACGCACGCCATCCGGCACTTCGACCACGCAACAGGCGACACCCTCGGGGAGGAACTGCTCCAACACGTTCTCGACCCGGATCAGCGACACCATCTCGCCACCGATCTTCACGAACCGTCGCAGTCGCCCCACGTGCCAGAGGTATCCCTCGGCGTCCTGGTATCCCATATCGCCGGTGTCGTACCAGCCATGGCGGTGGCTCTGGGCCGTCGCCTCGAAGTCATCGAAATAGCCCGGCGTCACCGAGTCTCCCTGCACCAGGATCTTGCCGATCTCGCCCGTGGCGCAGGTCTCGCCGGTCTCGTAGTGCTCCAGCCGGACCTTCACGTTGGGAAGCGGCAGCCCCACGGAACCGGGGCGATTCCTGCCGGGGAGGTTCACCGATATGACGGGCGATGTCTCGGTGCAGCCGTAGCCTTCGAGCAATACCAGCTGGTGCTTCTCGAAGAATTCCTGACGCAACGACTCCGGCGTCTTGTCGGCGCCAGTGAGCATGATCCGGCACGACGCGAAGTCACCGGGCTCCGACTTGCGGAGGTAGCCCCACATGAAGACCGGCGTCCCCACGACGAAGGTGACCTTCTCTTCGCGGATGATCTCGCAGATAGTCTTGAACTCGAGCGGATTGGCGTAGGTAACGATGCTCATCCCGTACCGCAGCGGCAGCCACATGTTCGTCGT comes from the Gemmatimonadota bacterium genome and includes:
- a CDS encoding DUF5916 domain-containing protein — protein: MICLTRAAAIALCCTAAATGLQAQSLTLHRVSTPIRLDGILDEAAWLTLDVLPLTMFRPTAGATPTESAEVRIGYDDHDVYIGARLGMRNARAIRSQTLTRDGLGVDDWFRVLLDPYHDRQSGVEFRTNPAGAQYDAAVSADGAVVNESWNSVWSVATARSASGWTLEMRIPLSSLRFQVVNNQVTMGLLITRFITESNEWSTFPAVDPHFPNADAQPSLAQAVILEGVRPTRPAYLTPYLLAGVASTNDPSADGSSIVHSRSTTRELGGDLKVALTSNLNLDLTANTDFAQVESDDQQVNLTRFDLSFEEKRQFFQEGAGIFAVDLSGLGGPETMFYSRRIGLADDGRPLRIYGGARLVGRVGGWDVGALDMQAAIPDGSESENLGVWRVRRQIFNDQSTVGAIATTRLGVPGQHNTAYAIDGHVRVLPRDYALFNVGQSADDRLPSHGWDSRLMQVGIERPPSLESEGFTYRAGVQWAGKEFAPGLGFFPRNDYTLWYGEAHYGINPGPKSIFQIIQPNLTSFRYAGNADGTTESSYNAGYVAATLRSGSSGYVGLIRNVELLPDGLFLPDDATVPAGSYRFSAFNAGFSTDSRHAFRLSTSLTVGKLYDGQQFDLFLRPTWTISPRLEASASLERNRIRFGSRNQVLNADLAQFRLQAAFTTRFSVAAFVQYNRAARLVAGNLRARYRFAEGRDLYVIANNATNSDRDRFLPLGPRLPVEQNQALLVKYSHMLVW
- a CDS encoding AMP-binding protein, giving the protein MLLHHQFLRTAKTAGGRIAIVDRTTGTRLSYSRTLVASLILAEKFRQGDEGFIGVMLPTSAGCILSVLGTLLSGRTPVMINYSTGAAQNCEYARKKCAFRTIVTSRALLKKINCPELPGMIFIEDLMKQITALDKAKAKLRSLLPLSLLLKSVHGGSENDNAVVLFTSGSERDPKAVLLTHKNIVANLAGIAEVIELSSDEIFLANLPLFHVFGLTTNMWLPLRYGMSIVTYANPLEFKTICEIIREEKVTFVVGTPVFMWGYLRKSEPGDFASCRIMLTGADKTPESLRQEFFEKHQLVLLEGYGCTETSPVISVNLPGRNRPGSVGLPLPNVKVRLEHYETGETCATGEIGKILVQGDSVTPGYFDDFEATAQSHRHGWYDTGDMGYQDAEGYLWHVGRLRRFVKIGGEMVSLIRVENVLEQFLPEGVACCVVEVPDGVRGAKIIAAVSQQVDEAAVLKQMSSELPNIALPKGFVVIEEIPTMGSGKIDFRRTTEMVREMVQSA